A segment of the Campylobacter concisus genome:
TTCTTTGCACTTCCTATGCCAAGTATGCCACCGCCAATGTTCTTTTGCATACGACTAGCAATAAACATCCAAATGGCAAAAAATATAAATACTGGGATGATCCATGAAAATATAAGATCACCAAACCAGTTATTTTCGCTATAAACACTATAAGTTATGCCATTTTGCTCAAGTATGCCAATGAGCGTTGGATCATTTATGCGTTTTGCAAGGTAGATAGTTTTGTCACTGCCTATGCCTTTTATGGTAGTTTCAGAGATAGCAACCTCATTTAGCTGCTTATTTTTTAACATATCTTTAAACTCAGAATAAGCTACCATTTTACTCTGGGCATTACCATTTAGCCCAAAAGAGCCACCAAGTCCATCTCCACTAAAGCTTCTAAAAGCTAAAACTATAACTATTGCAAAAATGGCAAAAATAAAAATAGGATTTTTATTAAAAAAACCGTTATTGTTGCCATTATTTTGGTTATTATTTTGGTTATTCATCTATTTCCTTATAAACAAAGCTGCTCCAATCGTTACTTTGTTTTATCTCAATTAGCTCCAAATCCTTAAACGTATCTTTAATCCTATCTTCGTATTTGTTTAAAATTCCTGACAATACCAAGTAGCCGCCTTTTTTAAGCGATTTTTTTAAGTCATTTGAGAGCATAAAAATGACATCAGCGATGATATTTGCTACAACAATGTCATATTTTTGCTCTAAATTCGCGATAGAGCCTGTCCAAATTTTATTAAATTTAATCCCATTTAACTCAGCGTTACTAAGTGAACTTTGTGTAGCTTGCTCGTCTGTATCGCAAGCATCGACCTTGCAACCAAGCTTTGCCAAGGCGATACTTAAAATTCCACTTCCGCAGCCCACGTCTAAAGTAGTATTGCCACTTTTTGCATATTTTTGTAAAAGCTGCAAGCAAGAATTTGTGCTTTCATGGTGCCCTGAGCCAAAGGCTAGAGCTGGGTCAATTATGATATTTGTTACGCCATTAAGTGGCTCTTCCCAGCTAGGTCTAACATAAATTTTATCAACCAAAATAGGCTTAACTGCCTTTTTATATTCACCTAGCCAGTCTTTATTTTCTTTTAAATTAAGAGAAATTTTTAAATCATTTGAAATTTTACGAACACTAGAGAGCCCTTTTGCATACTCTTCAATACCCCAAGCTATATCTTTTAGATCATACTCTTCCCTGATGATGATCTCGTGATCTAGCTCTTCAACACAGGTAACTCCAAAAGAGAAAACTAGCTCTAAAATTTCATCATAAAAATTTGATGTTTTTATGCTTAATTCGTAGAATTTATCTTTCATTAACCAAGAACGTCTTCAAGCTTCTCTTTTAAGACTTGTGGCGTAAAAGGTTTAACGATGTAGTTATTAACACCTGCTTTTAAAGCTGTTATAACTTCGGCTTTTCCGCCCTCTGTTGTTACCATTATGATAGGCATATCAACATATTTTTGCTCAGCCCTTACCTTTTTAACAAGCTCAAGGCCATTCATCTCAGGCATGTTCCAATCAGTGATAAGAACTTCGATACCTTCATTTTGAGTTAAGATATTCCAGGCCTCAAGACCGTGCTCAGCCTCAAGAATTTCTTGATGTCCTAACCTTTGTAAAGTATTTTTTATGATTCTTCTCATTGTTGAACTGTCATCTACAACCAAAATCTTCACATAATATCCTTTTAGTAAAAATTGCCCTATTCTAGCTAATTTAAATTTATAAAAGCTTTAACGCTATCTAAGTAGTTTAAAGGCCTCTTTTAAGTCAAGCAACCCCTCATAGTAGGCTTTCCCAACTATTACGCCACTAATCTCATTTGTGGCTTTTAGCATCAAAATATCATTTATATCACTCACGCCACCACTTGCTATTGTCTCAAGCTTACTATTTCTAGCTATTTGCAAGCTAAACTCAACATTAACTCCGCCAAGCATTCCATCCTTGTTAATATCAGTGCAAATCACAGCTTCCACGCCAACATCTGCAAATTTTCTTGCAAGATCGACTGCTTTTATATTTGAGATCTCGCCCCAGCCTTGCACGGCCACGTAGCCATCTTTTGCATCAATACCAACTACAACTCTATAAATTTCAGCCATTTTTGCTGTAAATTCTGGATCTCTAAGAGCAACTGAGCCAAGGATCACTCTGCTAACTCCAAGGTCTAAATAGCGTTTTATTCGCTCTTCATCTCTTATGCCACCACCCACTTGGACGCTTAAATTTGTAGCCTTTGTAATTTTTTCAATTGTTTTAAAATTTATCGTCTCTCCAGCAAATGCACCGTCTAGATCAACCACATGAAGCCATTTTGCGCCATAATCTTCAAATTTCTTAGCAAGTTCACTTGGCTCGTTACTATAAATTTTTGCACTTTGCATAAGACCTTTGCTTAGCCTAACTGCTTGTCCCTCTTTTAAATCAATCGCTGGAAAAATTTCCATCATAA
Coding sequences within it:
- a CDS encoding 50S ribosomal protein L11 methyltransferase; amino-acid sequence: MKDKFYELSIKTSNFYDEILELVFSFGVTCVEELDHEIIIREEYDLKDIAWGIEEYAKGLSSVRKISNDLKISLNLKENKDWLGEYKKAVKPILVDKIYVRPSWEEPLNGVTNIIIDPALAFGSGHHESTNSCLQLLQKYAKSGNTTLDVGCGSGILSIALAKLGCKVDACDTDEQATQSSLSNAELNGIKFNKIWTGSIANLEQKYDIVVANIIADVIFMLSNDLKKSLKKGGYLVLSGILNKYEDRIKDTFKDLELIEIKQSNDWSSFVYKEIDE
- a CDS encoding chemotaxis response regulator CheY, which codes for MKILVVDDSSTMRRIIKNTLQRLGHQEILEAEHGLEAWNILTQNEGIEVLITDWNMPEMNGLELVKKVRAEQKYVDMPIIMVTTEGGKAEVITALKAGVNNYIVKPFTPQVLKEKLEDVLG
- the hisA gene encoding 1-(5-phosphoribosyl)-5-[(5-phosphoribosylamino)methylideneamino]imidazole-4-carboxamide isomerase, which translates into the protein MEIFPAIDLKEGQAVRLSKGLMQSAKIYSNEPSELAKKFEDYGAKWLHVVDLDGAFAGETINFKTIEKITKATNLSVQVGGGIRDEERIKRYLDLGVSRVILGSVALRDPEFTAKMAEIYRVVVGIDAKDGYVAVQGWGEISNIKAVDLARKFADVGVEAVICTDINKDGMLGGVNVEFSLQIARNSKLETIASGGVSDINDILMLKATNEISGVIVGKAYYEGLLDLKEAFKLLR